The following nucleotide sequence is from Halobacillus mangrovi.
TAAACGAGACCCCTTCCTCTACTTTCAATAAGCTCATTCCGACTTTCTTTACCCCATCCTCTGGAGCAGCATGTGGAATAGCCAGGTGAGGAGCTATAACAATATAAGGATCCCTTGCTTGGTGAACCATAGCCTCGACGTAGCGCGATTCTACATACCCATTCCGGACCAAAGGTTTAGAAGCTAGCCGAATGGCTTCCTCCCATGATGGGACAGATTCTTTAATAGAGATGTGCTCGGCGGGAAGGAGATCGTCTAAGTGAATATCCTTGCTTTGAACACTTTGCTTAATGGATGACTCTTCATCACGGTGTACATAAGAGTGCAACTCCTCCACTAACGCCTTTTCATCCTTAATGGACGTATGATTTCGTATAATATCCATTAGATGGTCCACATGGATGTCATTCAAAATATATCTTGAACTTCCATCATCACTTGCTTGCGAAGCCTTAACCGATCTTCCTGATCA
It contains:
- a CDS encoding PTS sugar transporter subunit IIA codes for the protein MDIIRNHTSIKDEKALVEELHSYVHRDEESSIKQSVQSKDIHLDDLLPAEHISIKESVPSWEEAIRLASKPLVRNGYVESRYVEAMVHQARDPYIVIAPHLAIPHAAPEDGVKKVGMSLLKVEEGVSFTAEETVHIIVVISAVDKKKHMHALMQLMNLAGSQKDRNRIIESNDFKEIQDLIQTYSTE